From a region of the Zingiber officinale cultivar Zhangliang chromosome 4B, Zo_v1.1, whole genome shotgun sequence genome:
- the LOC121978140 gene encoding activity-regulated cytoskeleton associated protein 1-like, with protein sequence MEGHRGRGRNGQVPNEEAQYCDRNIQDVMMIEDLQKQVAELTQRLAARDFKDREISDRNSESTFENSYHHRTTYREHCGREKRYGDFSFRVDLSDFFGTLQVEGFIDWLNKVERIFKYKEVPDYVKVKLVVIKFKGRASTWWEQLRRSRERQSKSKITDWETLKKLMRTHFLPFDYTQTLFQRLHTLRQGTRTVDDYTEEFYQLIARNDLSETEEQTTARYLAGLRQPLQDSLSLHSLWTISEVYQRALTVERQLNRRPTNKNDQNNRVVRPQELHPSQQPSQGNSKTSIKCFRCGELGIELQIVKDP encoded by the coding sequence ATGGAGGGTCATCGTGGACGTGGTCGCAACGGGCAGGTTCCGAATGAGGAAGCCCAATACTGTGACCGTAATATCCAGGATGTAATGATGATTGAAGATTTGCAGAAGCAAGTTGCAGAATTAACCCAACGTCTGGCAGCACGGGATTTTAAAGATCGTGAGATCTCTGATCGTAACTCTGAGTCCACTTTTGAGAATTCATATCACCATCGTACTACGTATCGAGAACACTGTGGTCGAGAGAAACGATATGGGGACTTTAGTTTCCGAGTTGATCTTTCTGATTTTTTTGGCACATTACAAGTGGAAGGTTTCATTGATTGGCTCAACAAAGTAGAGAGGATTTTCAAGTACAAGGAAGTACCTGATTACGTCAAAGTAAAATTGGTCGTTATCAAGTTCAAAGGTCGAGCCTCAACATGGTGGGAGCAACTTCGGCGATCACGAGAAAGACAAAGTAAATCCAAAATCACCGATTGGGAAACATTGAAAAAATTGATGAGAACCCACTTTCTTCCCTTTGACTACACGCAAACGTTGTTTCAACGGCTCCATACATTGAGGCAAGGGACTAGAACCGTCGACGATTATACGGAGGAATTCTATCAACTTATTGCTAGAAATGATCTATCTGAGACTGAGGAGCAAACGACAGCGCGATATTTAGCGGGATTACGACAACCCTTGCAAGATTCCCTGAGCCTCCACTCACTCTGGACTATTTCAGAGGTTTATCAGCGAGCTTTGACAGTTGAAAGACAATTAAACCGTAGACCAACAAATAAAAACGATCAAAACAATCGAGTTGTTCGCCCTCAGGAATTGCACCCTTCCCAGCAGCCATCACAAGGTAACTCTAAGACCTCTATCAAGTGTTTTCGATGTGGTGAACTGGGCATTGAGCTTCAGATTGTAAAAGATCCCTAA
- the LOC121974807 gene encoding ethylene receptor 2-like, translating to MFKSLCYGLLTFSLLLSASAIEIGYQPCHCDGGGFWNVVNIFQCQKVSDLLIAAAYFSIPLELLYFATCSNLFPFKWIVIQFGAFIVLCGLTHLLNVFTYEPHSFLLMLSLTISKFFTALVSFATAITLLTLIPQLLRVKVRENFLRIKARELDREVGLMKRQEEAGWHVRMLTQEIRKSLDRHTILYTTMVELSKTLGLQNCAVWMPDENKKVMYLTHELRSRNTSDLYSQAIPIDDSDILEVKETTGVKILSSDSVLGSASSGDRVESGAVAAIRMPMLKISNFKGGTPEVVEASYAILILVLPKDTSRDWSNQELEIIEVVADQVAVALSHAALLEESQMMREKLAQQNRDLLKERQNTLRASEARNQFQVAMSQGMRKPIYSILGLLSMIQQEHLSPEQRLIVDTIAKSGSVVSALVNDVMEISRINSEQVSLVLKPFHLHSMIKEAVTAARCLCDSRGFGFGFQMENEVPDQVVGDEKRIFHVILHMVGTVLNGCINGRGSLMFRVMGYDGIKDKEEQGSAWKLNFSDGYSCVKFEIGLSKLEFERLSSSPVQHARIADSEGLEMGLSFRMFKRLVQMMQGNIWEFKNSQGITESIALVLQFQLQLLTRVPESRGSFELHSTSSTPNFKGLRVLLAESDDTNRAITRKLLEKLGCGVSSVSSGIQCLSSFGAAVTPYRVILLDLHMSQMDGFEVATRIRKFRSRSWPSIVALSVSREGDIWEKCLQSGMNGLIRKPVTLQSLGDELYRVLHNS from the exons ATGTTCAAGTCATTGTGTTATGGCCTTCTGACCTTTTCCCTGCTACTGTCTGCATCTGCAATTGAGATAGGGTACCAACCATGCCATTGCGATGGAGGTGGATTCTGGAATGTTGTGAACATTTTCCAATGTCAAAAAGTGAGTGATCTATTGATTGCTGCTGCCTACTTCTCTATTCCACTTGAACTATTGTACTTTGCCACATGTTCCAACCTCTTCCCCTTCAAATGGATTGTCATCCAGTTTGGTGCCTTCATAGTGTTATGTGGACTGACACACTTGTTGAATGTGTTCACATACGAACCCCATTCATTCCTCTTGATGCTAAGCTTGACCATTTCCAAATTTTTCACAGCACTTGTATCATTTGCCACAGCCATAACGCTCCTGACCTTGATCCCTCAGCTTTTGAGAGTAAAGGTGAGGGAGAACTTCCTGAGAATAAAAGCCCGGGAATTGGACAGGGAGGTTGGCCTGATGAAGAGGCAGGAAGAGGCTGGTTGGCATGTAAGAATGCTTACTCAAGAAATTCGCAAATCTCTGGACAGGCATACCATCTTATATACAACTATGGTTGAGCTTTCAAAGACATTGGGCCTACAAAATTGTGCAGTGTGGATGCCGGATGAGAATAAAAAAGTGATGTACCTAACTCATGAGCTAAGGTCTAGGAACACCTCTGATTTGTACAGCCAGGCTATCCCTATTGATGATTCAGATATATTAGAAGTTAAAGAAACCACGGGTGTGAAGATTCTCAGTAGTGATTCTGTGCTAGGCTCTGCAAGTAGTGGAGACAGGGTTGAGTCTGGAGCAGTGGCTGCAATACGCATGCCAATGTTAAAGATTTCCAATTTCAAAGGTGGAACCCCAGAAGTTGTTGAAGCAAGCTATGCAATACTGATTCTGGTCCTCCCCAAGGATACTTCGAGGGATTGGAGCAATCAGGAACTAGAGATTATTGAGGTGGTTGCAGATCAGGTTGCTGTTGCCCTCTCTCATGCTGCACTTTTAGAAGAATCGCAAATGATGCGTGAGAAGTTGGCGCAACAGAATCGAGATCTGCTTAAGGAGAGACAGAACACTCTAAGGGCAAGTGAAGCAAGGAATCAGTTCCAAGTTGCCATGAGCCAGGGAATGAGAAAACCCATCTATTCCATCTTGGGTTTATTGTCCATGATTCAACAAGAACACTTAAGTCCTGAACAAAGATTGATTGTTGATACCATCGCAAAAAGTGGCAGCGTGGTTTCGGCATTGGTTAATGATGTGATGGAAATTTCTAGAATAAACAGTGAGCAGGTGTCTTTGGTATTGAAACCTTTCCACCTGCATTCTATGATCAAGGAAGCTGTAACTGCTGCAAGATGCCTTTGTGATAGCCGgggatttggttttggatttcAAATGGAAAATGAAGTGCCTGATCAGGTTGTTGGGGATGAGAAGCGAATTTTTCATGTGATACTGCATATGGTTGGTACTGTTCTGAATGGCTGCATTAATGGAAGAGGGTCTCTTATGTTCCGAGTTATGGGGTATGATGGGATCAAAGATAAAGAAGAGCAGGGGTCTGCATGGAAATTGAACTTCTCTGATGGTTATTCTTGCGTGAAGTTTGAAATTGGATTAAGTAAATTAGAATTTGAAAGATTGAGCTCGTCACCAGTTCAACATGCTCGGATAGCTGATTCTGAAGGTTTGGAGATGGGCCTTAGCTTTAGAATGTTCAAGAGGCTTGTTCAG ATGATGCAAGGAAATATCTGGGAATTTAAGAACTCCCAAGGCATCACAGAAAGCATAGCACTGGTTCTTCAATTCCAGTTGCAACTGTTGACCCGAGTACCAGAGAGCAGAGGATCTTTTGAGCTGCATTCTACATCTTCCACGCCTAACTTCAAAGGTCTCAGGGTTCTGCTAGCTGAGAGTGATGATACCAATAGGGCTATTACTCGTAAGCTCCTTGAGAAACTTGGTTGCGGTGTCTCATCTGTCAGCTCTGGAATTCAATGCCTTAGCTCATTTGGTGCTGCCGTCACACCCTATCGAGTCATATTATTGGACCTACACATGTCCCAAATGGATGGTTTTGAAGTAGCGACAAGAATCAGGAAGTTTAGGAGCAGGTCTTGGCCTTCGATTGTGGCTTTATCTGTGAGCAGAGAGGGTGATATATGGGAGAAGTGTCTGCAGTCTGGGATGAACGGCCTGATAAGAAAACCTGTAACATTACAGTCATTGGGAGATGAATTATACAGGGTCCTCCACAATTCATAG